AGTTCATTACCATTAATCACGAGTAGTTCGGCCTACAGTTCATCTAGTAGTGATACTATTGAGAGTTCTGCTTATATTTCCTATAACAGTACTGAAGGTTATACATCATCTAGTTTGATTATGAGTAGTACATACGCTACAAGTTCATTACCATTAAGCTTTAGTAATTCTAGCAATATTTCCTATAGCAGTACGGAAGGTTATACATCATCTAGTTTGATTACAAGCAGTGCAGTTACTACAATTTCGTCACCATCAAGTTTGAGTAGTTCAACATACTGTTCATCTTGTAACAACGAAAGTTATACATCATCTAGTTTGATTATGAGTAGTACATACGCTACAAGTTCATTACCATTAAGCTTTAGTAATTTTAGCCATATTTCCTATAGCAGTACTGAAGGCTATACATCATCTAGTTTGATTACAAGCAGTGCAGTTACTACAATTTCGTCACCATCAAGTTTGAGTAGTTCAACATACTGTTCATCTTGTAACACAGAAAGTTATACATCATCTAGTTTAATCATGAGCAGTACAAATGTTACGAAATCATTACCATTAAGTTTGACTAGTTCCACTTATAACACATTCACTAATAGTAAAGATGTACCAAGATCAAGTTCTGTTTTGAGTGGTAATATCGTTACAAATTCATTGTCATTTACACCTAATAGTTTTACTTTCAGTGCTTCTTCTGCAATTCCAATCATTACGATTACAGTTACAAGTATTAGCACCGTTACAGATTCTGCAACGACATATATTACTTATGTTACATATACTAGTACAGAATCTACTTTcggtaaaaataatgggAATGATtatactactactactactattacaCCAAGTTTGTCAAGTAATAACATTCTTTCGAGTACTGATAGTGTTACGAcaacaacttttaaaaatggtgCAGTTACttctactattattaattccAAGAACACAAATGTCGAgactaataatactaagAGCAATGAGGGCACTACAATTATTGATAATGGCACTCCTGTGTACTCTGTTACAACCGAAACAAATAGCATGGACTTTACCACTAAGACTACGCCTGCTACTATCGAAACGACTACAGATACTTTGAGCACTACTTCAAGTACCAGAGAATATACC
This Saccharomycodes ludwigii strain NBRC 1722 chromosome II, whole genome shotgun sequence DNA region includes the following protein-coding sequences:
- a CDS encoding uncharacterized protein (similar to Saccharomyces cerevisiae YBL029W | non-essential protein of unknown function); this translates as MVSTNSSPLVLSSSTYCSSCNTESYTPSSSIITISTDVTSSLPLITSSSAYSSSSSDTIESSAYISYNSTEGYTSSSLIMSSTYATSSLPLSFSNSSNISYSSTEGYTSSSLITSSAVTTISSPSSLSSSTYCSSCNNESYTSSSLIMSSTYATSSLPLSFSNFSHISYSSTEGYTSSSLITSSAVTTISSPSSLSSSTYCSSCNTESYTSSSLIMSSTNVTKSLPLSLTSSTYNTFTNSKDVPRSSSVLSGNIVTNSLSFTPNSFTFSASSAIPIITITVTSISTVTDSATTYITYVTYTSTESTFGKNNGNDYTTTTTITPSLSSNNILSSTDSVTTTTFKNGAVTSTIINSKNTNVETNNTKSNEGTTIIDNGTPVYSVTTETNSMDFTTKTTPATIETTTDTLSTTSSTREYTATITTDNNNNISETQHTSKTSDTDNIVTTLTTANTDATTITPIISTQPVTTSSSSATINSSAYSFSIYTAGVRKNTPSISLSVFFVIFISFF